A segment of the Streptomyces sp. Tu 2975 genome:
GTCTCGGCGAACCGTTCCAGCGAGCGTGACGTCGCCGCCCTGTTCCCGCCGGACTCCCAGGTGGCCCCGCCGCGCCTGGCGAGGAGCGGCAGCAGCGCCCCCGCCGTGCCGGCGACGGCGCCGACCGTGAAGAGGGCCCGCAGGACCAGCCGGCGGGCGGGAAACCCGCCGCCCGTCGCCGCTCCACCGTAGGTGGCGCCCCTGGTGTCCGTCCTCATGGCATCGCCCCTCCCGTCGGTGTCCTGACGCGATGACCACCGTCGCCGGCGACGTACCGCGCCGCCGGGCAGACAGCGGTTCTCGTCGGGACAACGACGCCGCCGTCAAAGGGTTGCTCCCTCTCCGGGGGAGAGCCGTGTCCGTCAGCGGAACAGCAGAGTGCCCGCCGGCGCGGCCTGGAGCGCCGGCGGGACCAGCGCGGCCTCCGGCAGAGTGGGCTCGGGCAGGCCGAAGCCGCCGGTGGGGGCGGTCACAGGCGCGCCGAGCGACGCACCGGGGCTCGCCAGCTTCACGTCCGACTCCTGCGTCAGCACCTCCGCGACGCCGAGGTTGTCCTCGCCGAGCGGGTTCTCCACCGGCACCTCCAGCAGTGTCCGGGGCAGTTCGCTGTCGATGGGCACCGAAGGCAGCGTGTCCTGCGGCACCAGGGTCCCGGTCACGTGCCGCGGCCCTTCGGGCGCGCCGGGCACGGGGACGGGCACACCGGTGCGCAGGTCCGGCGCCTCGACCGGTACCGCCGTCTCGAGGCTCTCGAGCGGCAGGACGACCGGTACGGACGTCCCGGCGACCGCGGGTGCGGCCGCCACGGCCGTGCCCACGCATGCCAGTACCGCCGCCAGGGTTCCCCGGGTGGTCAACTTCATCGCTGTGTACGTCCCCTCATGTGCCGAACGGAGTCTCCGTCGTCCTGCCACAACGATCCGGACGACCGAACCCGTGCAAATTCCGCCCGTCCGCAGCAATGTCGGGACGCATGCTGACGCCGCGATGGGTCAGCATGTGGCCCGAGCACCTGGAGGTTGCCGTGGGTAGGGAGATTCCCGGCCAGGCCGCTGCGCGGCCGGCCGCACACGCCCCTGAGACCGATCTGTCCGATCCGTCGTTCTGGCGGCTGCCGCGGCCGGCCCGGCTCGCCGCCTTCGCCGAACTCCGCGCACGCGACACCCCCGTGCGGTTCGGTGACCGTCCCGGCTTCTACGCGCTGGTCCGGCACGCCCACGTCGCCGAGGCGAGTCGGCGGCCGCGTGACTTCACCAGCGCGCCGGGCGTCACCACTCCGGAGCCGGCCTCCTGGGCGAAGGCGGTCTTCGGTAACTCGATGGTCAACATGGACGGTGCGGAACATGCCACGCTGCGCCGGATCGTGGCCCGTTCGTTCACGCCGAGACTGCTGGCCGCCACCGAGGACAACGTCAGGGAGGTCGCCCGGCGCATCGTCGGGGAGATGCTGGCGTGCCGACCGCAGGACTTCGTCCCTTCGGTCGCCTCACGCATGCCGTTCGAGGTGATCTGCGACCTGATGGGCGTCCCGGGCGAGGCCCGTGCCGAGATCGCGACCCGTATCGACCAGGCCTCCGAGAACGTGGGCGTGCAGCGCGGCCTGCGGTCCAGGCTGCGGATGCCCGGGCGCGGACTGCGCGCCCTGGCCCATATGCAGCTGGTGATGGCGGGCCTGGCCCGGGAGCGGCGCCGCAGGCCCACGGGGGATCTCATCTCCGCCCTGGTGTGCGCGGACGTGGACGGCCAGGCGCTGAACTCGCGGCAGCTGGGCGCGTTCTTCTCGCTGCTGCTGGTCGCGGGAGTGGAGACGACGCGCAACGCGATCGCGCACGGGCTGGCGCTGCTCGGCGAACACCCGGAGCAGCGGGCTCTGCTGGAATCGGACTTCGACGGGTACGCGGACGGCGCCGTGGAGGAGATCGTCCGTCACTCGACCCCGATCATCCAGTTCCGCCGCACGGTGGCCGCCGAGTGCGAGCTCGGCGGCCATGGCTTCCGCCCAGGCGAGAAGGTGGTTCTGTTCTACGCGTCGGCCAACCGGGACGAGGCCGTCTTCGACGATCCGGACGTCTTCGACATCACCCGCAGCCCCAATCCGCACCTGGGGTACGGCGGTGGGGGCCCGCACCACTGCCTCGGCGCGCACCTGGCCAGACAGGAGATGAAGGCCCTGTTCCATGAACTGCTCACCAGGACCGGCGGCCTCCGGACGGTCGGCGCGCCGTGCCTGGTCGACTCCAGTTTCGACAACCGTGTCCGGTCCCTCCGTTTCGCCTTCGAAGCATCCTGATCCGAGGCCTTCTGAGTCTGGGACTCAGGACGCGGACCTCCTGCCCCGAGGCCTCGTGTCAGCGGCGCAGCCGTGATACCGGCAGCAGTACGTGCGCGGAGCTGATGAGGGTGGTCTCGTCGCCGAGGAAGGACTGGAAGGCCTCGTCGCTGACGGGCTTGCCCGGCGTCCCCTCGGGCCACGGGCGGCTCGCGATCATGAAGTGGACATGGCCGCGCCGGTCCGCGGCTGCCAGCCACTCGGGCGGCGCCGGGCACTGGGCGTTGAGGTAGGGCATGTTGACGACGGCCTGGCCGGCTTCCACCAACAGCTGGATCGGGTGCGAGCCGTCGTGCGTGTGGTCGTGCATCTCGTCACCGACGGTCAGCCCGAGCTCCGCGATCATCGCCAGGGCCTCCTCCTCCCCCGCGGCGGGGCCGTCGCTGCCGTCGCCGAGGGAGTAGGTGAGCAGGTAGGGCGTGTCATGCCCCTGAGCGGGGTCACCGGTCCATGCGAGCAGGGAGAGCGTGCCCAGCCGGCTGCGGTTCACGGCGGATCGGGGGGTGTTGGCTGTGGTCATGGCTCGGCACCCTAGTGGCGGGCACGCCGCCTTCCGGCCCTCGTTCACCTGGACGGGGGAACCGGACTGCAAAGTGCCGTTCCCCCGCCGTCGACGCGAGGCCGCCGCCGTTCCTCACAGCCGCCAGCTGTGCCGCTCGCCGCCGACCGTGCAGTCGAGGCGGACGGCGCGGCTGCCGAAGGGCACCTCGAAGACCAGCCATCCATCGGCGTGTTCACCGACGGTCAGCGTCCGTACCTTCAGCGGGACGCCCGTGGTGAGCTCCCCTGAGCGGACGGCGGGGTGGCGCTTGCCGCGGTCGTCGACGACCCACGTCCTGCCGAGGGGTGATCCGTGGGGGGTGCCGCCCACGTTGGCGAGGCCGATCTCCACACCGACCCAGCGGTGTCCGGCGGCGGGCCGCGGCGTCTTCCCGATCGCCACGGCGGGGTCGACGAAGCCCCGTGCGGAGACCCGCAGATGCTCGCCGAACCGTGCGCCGCCGACGTCGGCGGTGTCGCCGATGCCGGCGGCGGCAGCCCGCGCCCCGGCGGACGGCCCGGCCGCCGGCCGCGCCCCGGCGCCGCCTGTGCTCTGGCATGCGGTGAGGCCCACGAGGAGTGCCGGCACCAGCACGGTCGCCATGTGTCGCATCGATCCTCTTTTCCGCGGCGCGCGTTGATGCGTATCTTCGGTTCCGGCAGGGGTGATCGGACGCGGCGCGCCCCGAGTCGTACGGGTGAATCTCACTGCCGCGGGCGACCGGCTCGAAAGGCCGTTCCACGCGTCCCCCACCACCCGGCCTCGGCAGTGACTTCGGCCCCGGCCGCGCGTTTGCGGTCATATGGCAAGGATTACCGCGCCGGCTCGATGGCAGCGCATCCAGACGAGAACGGATCCGACGGCCGGACCGACGGGCAGCAGTCCCATCTACGACCAGCTGGCGCGTGAGTGGACGTCCGCCGGCCGCACCATGCCGGGCCGGCCGGACGGGGAGTGGACCAGGCTGAGCCTCTTCCCGCCCCCGCCCGTCACGGAAGAGCCGGCCACCAGGCCCGCCTCCCCGCAGTCCCGCAGGGGCTGGCTCTACGACCGGCACCCGGCCTGAGCGCACCGTCCCGGTCCTGCCGTCCGGCGTGTCAGCGCCGCAGCCGGCGCCGCACCCCGGCGACGAGCCGGTCCGCGGTGAAGGCCGTGCCGTACACGAACCGCATGGCGGGACCGAACGTCGGCGCGGTCAGCAGACCGGCGAAGAACAGTCCGGGGCAGCTGGACTCGAACCGGGGGGTCAGCGCCGGTGCCCGGCCGGTGCCCGCCCTGCGCAGCGCCTGCCGGAGACCGGGGTCGAGCAGGCCGAGACGGTCCAGCTCCGGGACAAAGCCCGTCGCCGCGACGACATGGCCGGTGTCGAGCGAACGGGTCCCGCCGCCGGGTGTGTTCAGCTCGAGCCGCACCCGGCCGTCGTCGCGCACCGAGGCCCGGCGGAGGCTGTGTCCGAGCAGTTCGGGCACCCGCTGTTCGTAGCGGTCGCGGAGCCACCAGGCGCCGGCCGGTCCGAGCGCGCCGGCCGTCAGGCGTTCCCGCAGGCCGGCCGGCAGCCGACCGACCGGCCCGGGCAGTTGCGACCATGCCCAGGTGGTCCAGCCGCTGCCGAGACCGCTGAGCGGGGTGTGCAGGGTGCTCAGCCGTCCGCGCCGCTGCGGCAGGGGCACGGTGTTCCACCGGATCCGGTCCGTGCGGGCCACCAACTGCGGCCGTGCCCCGTGCTCGGCGAGCAGGGTCGCCGTCTCCAGCGCCGCCTGGCCGGCACCGACGACGGTGACGTCGAGGTCGCCGAACCCGCTCGGGTCCAGGTGGCCGCTGCTGTGCGAACAGAGGGCTGGGGGCAACCCCTTGAGCGGCTCGGGCACGCGCCGGAAGGGCATGATGCCGACGGCGACCGCCACCGTCCGCGCCTCGATGCGGTCGCCGTCCGCCGTCTCCACACGGAAGCAGCGGGCCGACGGGACGACCCGGGTGACGGTCCGTTCCTCGACGGGCGGCGCCGCGTGCTCGGCGAACCACATGCCGTACCCGGCGAAGTCGGCGATCGGGAGCGGACGGCCGTGCGCCGCCTCGAAGCCGCGGACGGCGGCGTAGTCGGCGAGGGTGTACTTGGCGTCCGGGTCCGACAGGTCGGAGGCCCAGGGCTCCGACTTGAGGAACATCCCTTCCGGCATGTGGTCCCGCCAGGACGCCATGGTTCTGCCGAACACCCGCAGGCTCATCCCTGCCGCGGCGGCGTGCGCCGCGACGGAGAGCCCGTACGGGCCGGCGCCGATCACTGCCAAGTCGTACATGATGCGGTTCCCGCTCCTTCTGGTGTGGTCTCTGGCCCGGCGATGGAAGGCGATGTCCGCTGCCGCGGCAGTGGTCGCAGGCGGTCCGTTCCCTTGACGAGGCCGCGTCGCAGCCAGGCCGCGGACATGGCGAGGAACGGCAGCAGGTCGTCGCGGGCGAACCAGGCGGTCTCGACCCCGCGGTGCGCGGCGCCTGCCCGTCCGGGAGTTCGGTGCCTGCCGCCGGCGACGGCGGAGAGCAGGGCGTAGTTCTCCGCCACGAAGACCCGCCCCGGCCGGCCGGCGGTCCGCGGCACCGGGCTGCCCGTGAGGTCCAGGTAGAGGGACCGGACGACGTCGAGCCCGCCCTCGTCGGTGAAGAGCCGGAACTGCGCGCCGGGCCGCGGGTTGACGTCGAGGAGCCGGTAGGCGCCGCCCGCCGGGTCGCGCCGGAAGTCGAGGTCGAGGATCCCCCGGTAGCCGGAGTGCGCCACCAGTTTGAGGGCCGCCGCCCGTACCTCGTCGTTCTGCTGCCAGCTGCCTTTCGCGGTCAGCCCGGCCCCGGGGGGCCAGGCGAGCTCCTTGCGGCCGGTGCCGCCGAGCAGCAGGTCGGACCGCCGGGAGAAGTAGCCGTGGAAGAACCAGTCGCAGTACGGCCCTTCCGGCAGCAGCCGCTGGAGCACCAGCCTGCTGCCGGCCTGTCCGGTGCGCTCGAACAGCCGCTGCACCGCGGCGGGCGAGGCGACGAGGGTCGTGCTGCGCAGGCCCGTCCCCTGGTCCAGCAGCCACGGCCGGCTCCACTTGGCGACCAGGGGCAGCCCGAGCTGCCGTACCGCGGCGTCGGCGTCCGCTGCGCTCTGCGGCACGACCGTTTCCGGGTGTGCGATCCCGGCCCGCTCGCACAGTCGTACCAGTTCGGCCTTGT
Coding sequences within it:
- a CDS encoding cytochrome P450; its protein translation is MEVAVGREIPGQAAARPAAHAPETDLSDPSFWRLPRPARLAAFAELRARDTPVRFGDRPGFYALVRHAHVAEASRRPRDFTSAPGVTTPEPASWAKAVFGNSMVNMDGAEHATLRRIVARSFTPRLLAATEDNVREVARRIVGEMLACRPQDFVPSVASRMPFEVICDLMGVPGEARAEIATRIDQASENVGVQRGLRSRLRMPGRGLRALAHMQLVMAGLARERRRRPTGDLISALVCADVDGQALNSRQLGAFFSLLLVAGVETTRNAIAHGLALLGEHPEQRALLESDFDGYADGAVEEIVRHSTPIIQFRRTVAAECELGGHGFRPGEKVVLFYASANRDEAVFDDPDVFDITRSPNPHLGYGGGGPHHCLGAHLARQEMKALFHELLTRTGGLRTVGAPCLVDSSFDNRVRSLRFAFEAS
- a CDS encoding DUF5949 family protein; translated protein: MTTANTPRSAVNRSRLGTLSLLAWTGDPAQGHDTPYLLTYSLGDGSDGPAAGEEEALAMIAELGLTVGDEMHDHTHDGSHPIQLLVEAGQAVVNMPYLNAQCPAPPEWLAAADRRGHVHFMIASRPWPEGTPGKPVSDEAFQSFLGDETTLISSAHVLLPVSRLRR
- a CDS encoding ATP-grasp domain-containing protein, with product MTRMPISDTGVPALVLRLDRNPFHHGTLGAVRSLGRAGVEVHAVVESARSPVARSRHLHRAHVRPPGELRPESFVDLLLDVSDRIGRPAVLIAMDDLGAVSIAANAPRLVPRFLFPDQTADATAGLADKAELVRLCERAGIAHPETVVPQSAADADAAVRQLGLPLVAKWSRPWLLDQGTGLRSTTLVASPAAVQRLFERTGQAGSRLVLQRLLPEGPYCDWFFHGYFSRRSDLLLGGTGRKELAWPPGAGLTAKGSWQQNDEVRAAALKLVAHSGYRGILDLDFRRDPAGGAYRLLDVNPRPGAQFRLFTDEGGLDVVRSLYLDLTGSPVPRTAGRPGRVFVAENYALLSAVAGGRHRTPGRAGAAHRGVETAWFARDDLLPFLAMSAAWLRRGLVKGTDRLRPLPRQRTSPSIAGPETTPEGAGTASCTTWQ
- a CDS encoding NAD(P)-binding domain-containing protein, coding for MYDLAVIGAGPYGLSVAAHAAAAGMSLRVFGRTMASWRDHMPEGMFLKSEPWASDLSDPDAKYTLADYAAVRGFEAAHGRPLPIADFAGYGMWFAEHAAPPVEERTVTRVVPSARCFRVETADGDRIEARTVAVAVGIMPFRRVPEPLKGLPPALCSHSSGHLDPSGFGDLDVTVVGAGQAALETATLLAEHGARPQLVARTDRIRWNTVPLPQRRGRLSTLHTPLSGLGSGWTTWAWSQLPGPVGRLPAGLRERLTAGALGPAGAWWLRDRYEQRVPELLGHSLRRASVRDDGRVRLELNTPGGGTRSLDTGHVVAATGFVPELDRLGLLDPGLRQALRRAGTGRAPALTPRFESSCPGLFFAGLLTAPTFGPAMRFVYGTAFTADRLVAGVRRRLRR